The following are encoded together in the Gadus chalcogrammus isolate NIFS_2021 chromosome 2, NIFS_Gcha_1.0, whole genome shotgun sequence genome:
- the kpnb1 gene encoding importin subunit beta-1 isoform X2, producing the protein MELITILEKTVSPDRNELEAAQKFLEQAAIEHLPTFLVELSKVLANPGNTQVARVAAGLQVKNSLTSKDPDVKTQYQQRWLAIDANARREIKTFVLQTLGTETYRPSSASQCVAGIACAEIPVNQWPELIPQLVANVTDPSSTEHMKESTLEAIGYICQDIEPEQLQDNANQILTAIIQGMRKEEPSNNVKLAATNALLNSLEFTKANFDKETERHFIMQVVCEATQCPDTRVRVAALQNLVKIMSLYYQYMETYMGPALFAITIEAMKSDIDEVALQGIEFWSNVCDEEMDLAIEASEASEQGRPPEHTSKFYAKGALQYLVPILTQTLTKQDENDDDDDWNPCKAAGVCLMLLATCCEDDVVPHVLPFIKEHIKNPDWRYRDASVMAFGSILEGPELNQLKPLVHQAMPTLIDLMKDPSVVVRDTTAWTVGRICELLPEAAINDVYLSPLLQCLIEGLGAEPRVASNVCWAFSSLAEAAYEATDAAEDQEEPSTYCLSSSFEIIVQKLLETTDRPDGHQNNLRSAAYEALMEIVKNSAKDCYPAVQKTTLVIMERLQQVLQMESHIQSTSDRIQYNDLQSLLCATLQNVLRKVQHQDALQISDVVMASLLRMFQSTAGSGGVQEDALMAVSTLVEVLGSDFQKYMDAFKPFLGIGLKNYAEYQVCLAAVGLVCDLCRALMTNILPFCDEIMQLLLENLGNENVHRSVKPQILSAFGDIALAIGGEFKKYLEIVLDTLQQASQAQVDKTDYDMVDYLNELREGCLEAYTGIIQGLKGDQENVHPDVMLVQPRVEFILSFIHHIAEDEDHSDGVVANAAGLIGDLCTTFGKDVAKLVEVRPLINDLLTEGRRSKTTKTKTLATWATKELRKLKSQA; encoded by the exons ATGGAGCTCATCACTATTCTCGAGAAAACCGTCTCTCCGG ATCGAAATGAACTGGAGGCGGCACAGAAGTTTCTGGAGCAGGCGGCTATCGAGCACCTG CCCACATTCCTGGTGGAGCTGTCCAAGGTGTTGGCCAACCCAGGAAACACGCAGGTGGCCCGAGTGGCAGCTGGTCTGCAGGTGAAGAACTCTCTGACATCCAAGGACCCAGACGTCAAGACGCAGTACCAGCAGAGATGGCTGGCCATCGACGCCAACGCCAGGCGAGAGATCAAGACTTTT GTTCTCCAAACACTTGGCACAGAGACGTATCGCCCGAGCTCGGCATCGCAGTGCGTGGCCGGGATTGCGTGTGCAGAGATCCCCGTCAACCAGTGGCCAGAGCTCATCCCACAGCTGGTGGCCAACGTTACGGACCCCTCGAGCACTGAGCACATGAAGGAGTCCACTCTGGAAGCCATCGGATATATCTGTCAGGACATA GAGCCAGAACAGCTGCAGGACAACGCCAATCAGATCCTGACCGCCATCATCCAGGGCATGAGGAAGGAGGAGCCTAGCAACAACGTCAAATTGGCAGCCACCAATGCCCTGCTCAACTCGCTGGAGTTCACTAAAGCCAACTTTGATAAGGAG ACGGAGCGTCACTTCATCATGCAGGTTGTGTGTGAGGCTACGCAGTGCCCTGACACCAGA GTAAGGGTAGCGGCACTACAGAACCTGGTGAAGATCATGTCGCTGTATTACCAGTACATGGAGACCTACATGGGCCCGGCACTTTTCGCG ATCACCATAGAGGCCATGAAGAGTGACATAGACGAGGTAGCCCTGCAGGGGATCGAGTTCTGGTCCAACGTCTGTGATGAGGAGATGGATCTGGCCATTGAAGCCTCTGAG GCTTCAGAGCAAGGTCGCCCCCCTGAGCATACTAGTAAATTCTACGCCAAAGGGGCCTTGCAGTACCTGGTTCCCATCCTTACCCAGACCCTCACCAAACAG GATGAGaacgacgatgacgacgactGGAACCCATGCAAGGCAGCCGGCGTGTGTCTGATGCTGCTGGCCACCTGCTGCGAGGACGACGTCGTGCCACACGTCCTTCCCTTCATCAAGGAGCACATCAAGAACCCTGACTGGCGCTACCGGGATGCCTCCGTCATGGCGTTCGGCTCCATTCTGGAGGGCCCGGAGCTCAACCAGCTCAAGCCCCTGGTCCACCAG GCCATGCCCACCCTCATAGACCTGATGAAGGACCCCAGCGTGGTGGTGAGGGACACCACCGCCTGGACCGTGGGCAGGATCTGTGAGCTGCTGCCCGAGGCAGCCATCAACGACGTGTACCTGTCCCCGCTACTGCAGTGTCTGATTGAGGGCCTGGGGGCAGAGCCAAGGGTGGCCTCCAACGTCTGCTGG GCCTTCTCCAGTCTGGCTGAGGCTGCATACGAGGCCACAGACGCAGCCGAGGACCAGGAAGAGCCCAGCACCTactgcctctcttcctcctttgaAATCATCGTCCAGAAACTCCTTGAAACCACAGACAG aCCCGACGGCCACCAGAACAACCTGCGCTCAGCGGCCTACGAGGCGCTGATGGAGATAGTGAAGAACAGCGCCAAAGACTGCTACCCTGCCGTGCAGAAGACCACGCTGGTCATCATGGAGCGCCTGCAGCAGGTCCTTCAGATGGAG TCGCACATCCAGAGCACCTCCGACCGTATCCAGTACAACGACCTGCAGTCTCTGCTGTGCGCCACTCTACAG AACGTGCTACGTAAGGTGCAGCACCAGGACGCCCTGCAGATCTCCGACGTGGTGATGGCCTCCCTGCTCCGCATGTTCCAGAGCACCGCAGGCTCCGGGGGTGTTCAGGAGGACGCGCTGATGGCCGTCTCTACTCTGGTAGAAG TTCTCGGCAGCGACTTCCAGAAATATATGGATGCCTTCAAGCCTTTCTTGGGAATTGGACTAAAGAACTATGCTGAATATCAG GTGTGCCTTGCAGCTGTGGGCCTGGTGTGTGACCTGTGCAGAGCTCTGATGACCAACATCCTGCCTTTCTGTGACGAGATCATGCAGCTCCTTCTGGAGAACCTGGGG AATGAGAACGTCCACCGGTCTGTGAAGCCCCAGATCCTGTCGGCGTTTGGAGACATCGCTCTCGCCATCGGTGGAGAGTTCAAGAAATACCTGGAGATTGTTCTGGACACTCTCCAACAGGCTTCCCAGGCCCAGGTGGACAAG ACGGACTACGATATGGTGGATTATCTGAACGAGTTGAGGGAGGGCTGCCTTGAAGCCTACACCGGCATCATACAGGGCCTGAAGGGGGACCAGGAAAACGTTCACC ctgatGTCATGCTAGTGCAACCACGGGTGGAGTTTATCCTGTCCTTCATCCACCACATAGCGGAGGACGAGGACCACTCTGATGGAGTTGTGGCCAACGCTGCTGGCCTCATAGG GGACCTCTGCACCACGTTCGGGAAGGATGTGGCCAAGCTGGTGGAGGTGCGTCCTCTCATAAACGACTTGCTGACTGAGGGCCGGCGCTCCAAGACCACCAAAACTAAGACCCTTGCCACCTGGGCCACAAAGGAGCTCCGCAAGCTCAAGAGCCAGGCCTG A
- the kpnb1 gene encoding importin subunit beta-1 isoform X1 — protein sequence MELITILEKTVSPDRNELEAAQKFLEQAAIEHLPTFLVELSKVLANPGNTQVARVAAGLQVKNSLTSKDPDVKTQYQQRWLAIDANARREIKTFVLQTLGTETYRPSSASQCVAGIACAEIPVNQWPELIPQLVANVTDPSSTEHMKESTLEAIGYICQDIEPEQLQDNANQILTAIIQGMRKEEPSNNVKLAATNALLNSLEFTKANFDKETERHFIMQVVCEATQCPDTRVQVRVAALQNLVKIMSLYYQYMETYMGPALFAITIEAMKSDIDEVALQGIEFWSNVCDEEMDLAIEASEASEQGRPPEHTSKFYAKGALQYLVPILTQTLTKQDENDDDDDWNPCKAAGVCLMLLATCCEDDVVPHVLPFIKEHIKNPDWRYRDASVMAFGSILEGPELNQLKPLVHQAMPTLIDLMKDPSVVVRDTTAWTVGRICELLPEAAINDVYLSPLLQCLIEGLGAEPRVASNVCWAFSSLAEAAYEATDAAEDQEEPSTYCLSSSFEIIVQKLLETTDRPDGHQNNLRSAAYEALMEIVKNSAKDCYPAVQKTTLVIMERLQQVLQMESHIQSTSDRIQYNDLQSLLCATLQNVLRKVQHQDALQISDVVMASLLRMFQSTAGSGGVQEDALMAVSTLVEVLGSDFQKYMDAFKPFLGIGLKNYAEYQVCLAAVGLVCDLCRALMTNILPFCDEIMQLLLENLGNENVHRSVKPQILSAFGDIALAIGGEFKKYLEIVLDTLQQASQAQVDKTDYDMVDYLNELREGCLEAYTGIIQGLKGDQENVHPDVMLVQPRVEFILSFIHHIAEDEDHSDGVVANAAGLIGDLCTTFGKDVAKLVEVRPLINDLLTEGRRSKTTKTKTLATWATKELRKLKSQA from the exons ATGGAGCTCATCACTATTCTCGAGAAAACCGTCTCTCCGG ATCGAAATGAACTGGAGGCGGCACAGAAGTTTCTGGAGCAGGCGGCTATCGAGCACCTG CCCACATTCCTGGTGGAGCTGTCCAAGGTGTTGGCCAACCCAGGAAACACGCAGGTGGCCCGAGTGGCAGCTGGTCTGCAGGTGAAGAACTCTCTGACATCCAAGGACCCAGACGTCAAGACGCAGTACCAGCAGAGATGGCTGGCCATCGACGCCAACGCCAGGCGAGAGATCAAGACTTTT GTTCTCCAAACACTTGGCACAGAGACGTATCGCCCGAGCTCGGCATCGCAGTGCGTGGCCGGGATTGCGTGTGCAGAGATCCCCGTCAACCAGTGGCCAGAGCTCATCCCACAGCTGGTGGCCAACGTTACGGACCCCTCGAGCACTGAGCACATGAAGGAGTCCACTCTGGAAGCCATCGGATATATCTGTCAGGACATA GAGCCAGAACAGCTGCAGGACAACGCCAATCAGATCCTGACCGCCATCATCCAGGGCATGAGGAAGGAGGAGCCTAGCAACAACGTCAAATTGGCAGCCACCAATGCCCTGCTCAACTCGCTGGAGTTCACTAAAGCCAACTTTGATAAGGAG ACGGAGCGTCACTTCATCATGCAGGTTGTGTGTGAGGCTACGCAGTGCCCTGACACCAGAGT CCAGGTAAGGGTAGCGGCACTACAGAACCTGGTGAAGATCATGTCGCTGTATTACCAGTACATGGAGACCTACATGGGCCCGGCACTTTTCGCG ATCACCATAGAGGCCATGAAGAGTGACATAGACGAGGTAGCCCTGCAGGGGATCGAGTTCTGGTCCAACGTCTGTGATGAGGAGATGGATCTGGCCATTGAAGCCTCTGAG GCTTCAGAGCAAGGTCGCCCCCCTGAGCATACTAGTAAATTCTACGCCAAAGGGGCCTTGCAGTACCTGGTTCCCATCCTTACCCAGACCCTCACCAAACAG GATGAGaacgacgatgacgacgactGGAACCCATGCAAGGCAGCCGGCGTGTGTCTGATGCTGCTGGCCACCTGCTGCGAGGACGACGTCGTGCCACACGTCCTTCCCTTCATCAAGGAGCACATCAAGAACCCTGACTGGCGCTACCGGGATGCCTCCGTCATGGCGTTCGGCTCCATTCTGGAGGGCCCGGAGCTCAACCAGCTCAAGCCCCTGGTCCACCAG GCCATGCCCACCCTCATAGACCTGATGAAGGACCCCAGCGTGGTGGTGAGGGACACCACCGCCTGGACCGTGGGCAGGATCTGTGAGCTGCTGCCCGAGGCAGCCATCAACGACGTGTACCTGTCCCCGCTACTGCAGTGTCTGATTGAGGGCCTGGGGGCAGAGCCAAGGGTGGCCTCCAACGTCTGCTGG GCCTTCTCCAGTCTGGCTGAGGCTGCATACGAGGCCACAGACGCAGCCGAGGACCAGGAAGAGCCCAGCACCTactgcctctcttcctcctttgaAATCATCGTCCAGAAACTCCTTGAAACCACAGACAG aCCCGACGGCCACCAGAACAACCTGCGCTCAGCGGCCTACGAGGCGCTGATGGAGATAGTGAAGAACAGCGCCAAAGACTGCTACCCTGCCGTGCAGAAGACCACGCTGGTCATCATGGAGCGCCTGCAGCAGGTCCTTCAGATGGAG TCGCACATCCAGAGCACCTCCGACCGTATCCAGTACAACGACCTGCAGTCTCTGCTGTGCGCCACTCTACAG AACGTGCTACGTAAGGTGCAGCACCAGGACGCCCTGCAGATCTCCGACGTGGTGATGGCCTCCCTGCTCCGCATGTTCCAGAGCACCGCAGGCTCCGGGGGTGTTCAGGAGGACGCGCTGATGGCCGTCTCTACTCTGGTAGAAG TTCTCGGCAGCGACTTCCAGAAATATATGGATGCCTTCAAGCCTTTCTTGGGAATTGGACTAAAGAACTATGCTGAATATCAG GTGTGCCTTGCAGCTGTGGGCCTGGTGTGTGACCTGTGCAGAGCTCTGATGACCAACATCCTGCCTTTCTGTGACGAGATCATGCAGCTCCTTCTGGAGAACCTGGGG AATGAGAACGTCCACCGGTCTGTGAAGCCCCAGATCCTGTCGGCGTTTGGAGACATCGCTCTCGCCATCGGTGGAGAGTTCAAGAAATACCTGGAGATTGTTCTGGACACTCTCCAACAGGCTTCCCAGGCCCAGGTGGACAAG ACGGACTACGATATGGTGGATTATCTGAACGAGTTGAGGGAGGGCTGCCTTGAAGCCTACACCGGCATCATACAGGGCCTGAAGGGGGACCAGGAAAACGTTCACC ctgatGTCATGCTAGTGCAACCACGGGTGGAGTTTATCCTGTCCTTCATCCACCACATAGCGGAGGACGAGGACCACTCTGATGGAGTTGTGGCCAACGCTGCTGGCCTCATAGG GGACCTCTGCACCACGTTCGGGAAGGATGTGGCCAAGCTGGTGGAGGTGCGTCCTCTCATAAACGACTTGCTGACTGAGGGCCGGCGCTCCAAGACCACCAAAACTAAGACCCTTGCCACCTGGGCCACAAAGGAGCTCCGCAAGCTCAAGAGCCAGGCCTG A
- the zgc:158376 gene encoding F-box/LRR-repeat protein 19 translates to MSGSKALGGGAGGGARRRRTRCRRCQACMRTECGECHFCKDMKKFGGPGRMKQSCLLRQCTAPVLPHTAVCFACGEAGKEDTVDSEEEKFSLSLMECTICNEIIHPSCLKMGKAEGIINDEIPNCWECPKCHKEGKTSKDQADGSGKRRLDSGEVGRWKLTDDPPPKKKAQPSSTLEDGGRADGGHKRKKEKEQPQDSGPKKKIKGAHEKRLKKKPKTEASESNGPGSSGGGGGGGGGGGGGAGQGSSSSSSSSSQAGGGAGGGGPSSADQRSHHREKLERFKRMCQLLERLPESSSSSSSSSESDSESDSDDSSREPGGGGGGGGGGSSPSSSSPAPPPPPPAIAYGNSGGGGSRGERERSRSERERERERERERRLAELGFSASEESEGEGGGAEEEEEEEEEDRKREEEPPVSVADKARRRGGGGGGGGGGGGGGGDGGVPPQRGRKGPVMVDGDDEEETLTSERTRKNSSSLPPPSPLSSNQTPPSSGYSDGFTGKQRSNGQEARNGRTRGGGGRERAGGGGGEAGEKENASGVLSNHRHGGGGNKGSGSRGNKIRNKNQTSTGSRTNANNNNNSISLSSSSSTSSSFIPTSNGGGGGGGNAGASGLLMSAMAASPRSQPSRLTPRSQMMKRSPPAVPSPPRPVQMERHLVRPPPACPEPSCLPLDSGASHIMMRDVWMHVFQYLSQRELCVCMRVCRTWSRWCCDKRLWTQIDLSRQRSITPPMLSGIIRRQPVSLNLGYTNISKKQLMWLINRLQGLLELNVSGCPWSSVSALCQAVCPCLKLLDLSRVEELKDSHLRELLAPPPDTRIAHGETRGGRFQNVTELRLAGLDLTDASSRLLVRYVPQLAKLDLSQCGNITDQTVHTLTSSISPLRDTLTHINLAGCVKVTEQCVPLLRRCASLQTVDLRFCSLLSSDSGQLLSFPHNPSSSSSSVPNTTCSSSSSSSSSVTAVAPPTSCPSEDRTLLKNS, encoded by the exons ATGTCGGGCAGTAAGGCgctgggcgggggggctggCGGGGGCGCAAGGCGCAGGAGGACCCGGTGCCGGCGCTGCCAGGCCTGCATGCGGACCGAGTGCGGGGAGTGCCACTTCTGTAAAGACATGAAAAAGTTTGGCGGGCCCGGTCGCATGAAGCAGTCCTGCCTCCTGAGACAGTGCACAGCG CCGGTGCTGCCCCATACAGCAGTGTGCTTTGCGTGCGGCGAAGCGGGGAAGGAGGACACGGTGGACTCGGAGGAGGAGAAGTTCAGCCTCTCCCTCATGGAGTGCACCATCTGCAACGAGATCATCCACCCCAGCTGCCTCAag ATGGGTAAAGCAGAAGGCATCATCAACGACGAGATCCCCAACTGCTGGGAGTGCCCCAAGTGCCACAAGGAGGGCAAGACCAGCAAG GACCAGGCCGACGGGTCCGGGAAGCGGCGTCTGGACAGCGGCGAGGTCGGTCGATGGAAGCTGACGGACGACCCGCCCCCCAAGAAGAAGGCgcagccctcctccaccctggagGACGGAGGCCGGGCGGACGGGGGCCACAAGcgcaagaaggagaaggagcagccCCAGGACAGTGGGCCCAAGAAGAAG ATCAAGGGGGCCCACGAAAAACGCCtaaaaaag AAACCGAAGACGGAGGCATCCGAGTCCAACGGGCCGGGCTCTtccgggggcggcggcggcggcggcggcggaggtggtggtggagcagggcagggctcctcctcctcctcctcctcctcctcccaggccGGAGGAGGCGCGGGCGGCGGGGGTCCGTCGAGCGCCGACCAGCGCTCGCACCATCGGGAGAAGCTGGAGCGCTTCAAGCGGATGTGCCAGCTGTTGGAGCGCCTCCccgagtcctcctcctccagctcctccagctccgagTCCGACTCCGAGTCCGACTCGGACGACTCCTCCCGGGAgcccggcggcggtggcggcggcggcggtgggggctcctccccttcctcctcctccccggcgccacctcctccaccccccgccATCGCCTACGGCAACAGCGGGGGTGGGGGCAGCCGGGGGGAGCGGGAGCGGAGCCGCAGCGAGCGGGaacgggagcgggagcgagagagggagcggcgGCTGGCGGAGCTGGGCTTCAGCGCCAGCGAGGAGtccgagggggagggaggaggcgccgaggaggaggaagaggaggaggaggaggacaggaagcgggaggaggagcctcCGGTGAGCGTGGCCGACAAGGCGcggcggagggggggaggtggaggaggtggaggaggtggtggaggaggaggaggagatggaggcgtCCCGCCGCAGCGGGGCAGGAAGGGGCCCGTGATGGTGGATGGAGACGACGAGGAAGAGACCCTGACCTCAGAAAGGACAAGGAAGAACTCCTCCTCGCTGCCTCCACCCTCGCCGCTCTCCTCCAATCAGACGCCGCCGTCTTCCGGCTACTCGGATGGCTTCACGGGGAAGCAGCGCAGCAACGGGCAGGAGGCGCGCAACGGGAGGACCcgggggggcggagggagggagcgggcaGGGGGCGGCGGAGGGGAGGCCGGGGAGAAGGAGAACGCCAGCGGCGTGTTGTCCAATCACAGACACGGTGGGGGCGGGAATAAGGGCAGCGGCAGCCGCGGGAATAAGATCCGTAACAAGAACCAGACGTCCACAGGGTCACGCACCAATgccaacaataacaacaacagcatcagtctctcttcctcgtcctccacctcttcctcgtTTATCCCCACGTccaacggcggcggcggcggcggggggaacGCAGGCGCCAGCGGGCTGCTCATGTCGGCGATGGCGGCGTCGCCGCGCTCCCAGCCGTCCCGGCTCACGCCCCGCTCCCAGATGATGAAACGCAGCCCGCCTGCCGTCCCCTCGCCGCCCCGGCCCGTACAGATGGAGAGGCACCTGGTGCGTCCGCCCCCAGCCTGCCCCGAGCCCAGCTGCCTGCCCCTGGACTCAGGCGCCTCGCACATCATGATGCGGGACGTCTGGATGCATGTCTTCCAGTACCTCAGCCAGCGGGAGCTGTGCGTCTGCATGAGGGTCTGTCGCACTTGGAGCCGCTG GTGTTGTGACAAGCGATTGTGGACCCAGATTGACCTGAGCAGACAGCGCTCCATCACCCCTCCCATGCTGAGTGGTATAATCCGCCGGCAGCCCGTCTCCCTGAACCTGGGCTATACGAACATCTCCAAGAAACAGCTCATGTGGCTCATCAATCGcctgcaag GCCTCTTAGAGCTGAACGTGTCCGGCTGTCCCTGGTCGTCGGTGTCGGCCCTGTGTCAGGCCGTCTGTCCCTGCCTCAAGCTGCTGGACCTCAgccgggtggaggagctgaaggaCTCCCATCTCCGGGAGCTGCTGGCGCCCCCGCCCGACACGCGGATAG CCCACGGTGAAACCAGAGGCGGGCGGTTCCAGAACGTGACCGAGCTGCGATTGGCCGGTCTCGACCTGACGGACGCTTCGTCGCGCCTGTTGGTGCGCTACGTGCCTCAATTGGCAAAGTTGGACTTGAGCCAATGTGGCAACATCACAGACCAGACAGTTCACACcctgacctcctccatctccccgcTGAGGGACACCCTGACGCACATCAACttagcag GCTGCGTGAAAGTGACGGAACAGTGCGTGCCGTTGCTGCGGCGCTGCGCCTCCCTACAGACGGTGGACCTGCGCTTCTGCTCGCTCCTCTCCTCGGACAGCGGCCAGCTGCTCTCTTTCCCCCACAACCCttcatcatcgtcctcctccgtccccaacaccacctgctcctcctcctcctcttcctcgtcctcggtCACGGCGGTAGCGCCTCCCACCTCCTGCCCCTCGGAAGACCGGACACTGCTGAAGAACAGCTAA